The sequence below is a genomic window from Candidatus Hydrogenedentota bacterium.
CGGCGACGGCGGCGCGCGTCTCCATCGGCGCGTGCTGGATGTACGGGATGTGATATTCCGCGCGTAGGACATTTCTTGCGGTGCTCAGGGCGGCGTCCACGTCGCCCGCGGCATCTTCGCGCGAACGCTGGCGGCCGGAACCTTCGCGCACGCTCGCCTTGAGATGCGCGAAGAGTTCTTCGCTCGAGGGTTGCGGCGGGGCTTCGGACCATTTCGCCGTGGATGCGAGCGCGGTAATCGCTTTCTGCGCGTCATACGACGTGGGAGCGGCGACGCCGACAAACGCGCCGTCGCGCACGGCGATTATGCCGTCCATATTTTCGACCGCTTTCAGATCGACTTCGACCAACTCTGCGCCGTAACTTGGTGGGCGCAACACACCGCCGTAGAGCATGCCCGGACGTTTCATGTCGGAGGTGTAACGGTGCTTTCCGGTGACGACGTCCGCGGCGTTAATGCGCGGAGTAGTCTTGCCCAGAATGGTCCACGCGTCCGGCGCGGCGAGTGTGGCGTCGCTCGAGGAACGCTCGCGCAGCGCCGCGTCGATATCGCCCGCGTCCGCGACCAACTCGGCAAGCGTCAACTTCTTACCGGACGAATGCTCGATCGTCCCGTCGCGCATGGCCGCGCCATCGGTCGAGACGTTCCATTTCCTGCATGCGAGTTCGAGGAGCAGTTCGCGCGCGGCGGCGGCGGCCTTGCGCATTGCGGGCACGGTGCTTGGCGTGGTGCGGCTGCCGGCGGTGATGCCGTCGTTCGGTACAATCGACGTGTCCGCCATCACAAGCGCGATCGCCGAGAGCGGCACGTGCAATTCCTCGGCGGCGGCCATCGTCAATTGCGTGCGCGCGCCCTGGCCTACTTCGACTTTGCCGGTGAACGCGGTGATGCGGCCGGCTTTGTCGACGTGGAAGCGGCCGGCGGCGGGTCGATTCTGTTCGCCGCGCCCGCCGCGTTCCTGCGCGAAACCGCCGTCGGCGATCGCGGTGATAAGCAGGCCCGCGCCGACGCTTTGCACGAACGCGCGGCGCGACAGGCTAAACACGTAGCGCGGCGGTTCGGCCAGTTCGTAGCGTTCCGGTTCGATGGCTTCAAGTTCGCGATTCATTTCGCCGCTCCTTGCATCTGGAGTGCGGCGCGCTCGATGGCGCGGACGATGTTCGGATAGTTACAGCAGCGACAGAGGTTGCCGTCCATGAACTCGACGATTTGCGCGCGCGTGGGTTGCGGGTTGGCTTTCAACAGCGCGACGGCGGTGAGGATCATGCCGGGCACGCAGTAGCCGCATTGCATCGCGCCCTCGGCGACGAACGCTTCCTGGACGGGATGCAGCGCGTCGCCCTGCGCGAGTCCTTCGATGGTCACAACACTCTTGCCCTCGATTTTCGACAGCGGCGTCTGGCACGACGTTACGGGTCTGCCGTCGACGAGCACGACGCACGCGCGGCAGGAGCCTTCGCCGCAGCCGTACTTCGCGCCGGTGGTGTCGAGGTCTTCGCGCAACACCTCGAGCACGGTGCGCGCGGCGTCCGTCGTGACCGACTTTGTCTCGCCGTTCAGCGTGAATACCACGGTGGCCATGGACCGCACCTCCGCATCGCCAAGACTCGGGTGTCGGGTCGAGTATAGGCGACGGGCGGTGGACAGGCAATGGCCTATGTCTATACCTTAGCCCACCGTGTTGCACTTGAGAGGCGAGTCGCGAGTCGTGGTGCTGTAAGGCGAGGAAGCGCCGCCGCCGCGGGCGAGACTCCGCAACGAGTTGGGAATTTCGGGACGCCTGTCAGGACGTTTGCTTATCTTACCGGACGGTGT
It includes:
- a CDS encoding xanthine dehydrogenase family protein molybdopterin-binding subunit; protein product: MNRELEAIEPERYELAEPPRYVFSLSRRAFVQSVGAGLLITAIADGGFAQERGGRGEQNRPAAGRFHVDKAGRITAFTGKVEVGQGARTQLTMAAAEELHVPLSAIALVMADTSIVPNDGITAGSRTTPSTVPAMRKAAAAARELLLELACRKWNVSTDGAAMRDGTIEHSSGKKLTLAELVADAGDIDAALRERSSSDATLAAPDAWTILGKTTPRINAADVVTGKHRYTSDMKRPGMLYGGVLRPPSYGAELVEVDLKAVENMDGIIAVRDGAFVGVAAPTSYDAQKAITALASTAKWSEAPPQPSSEELFAHLKASVREGSGRQRSREDAAGDVDAALSTARNVLRAEYHIPYIQHAPMETRAAVAEFEGDDLTVWTGTQNPFGVVGDVAEALGMPPGNVRVIVPDTGGGFGGKHQGDAAVEAARLAKAAKRPVSLQWTRKEEFTWAYFRPAGVIEIAAVLDEAGKLLAWDFTNYNSGTSGIACPYATPNERTRFRNTDSPLRQGSYRALGSTANNFAREAFIDELAAAAKTDPLTFRQELLEEPRLKAVLNAAAEKFDFANRRKNAAKNTGYGIACGTEKGSFVASCAEVTVNPATNEYAIGRTCTAFECGAIHNPQNLQAQVEGCVVMGLGAVLREAMVFEGGKIANPHFTQYEVPRFSDVPEHEIILLNRPDLPSAGAGETPIIAIAPAIANAIFQAAGKPLHALPLKLA
- a CDS encoding (2Fe-2S)-binding protein, producing the protein MATVVFTLNGETKSVTTDAARTVLEVLREDLDTTGAKYGCGEGSCRACVVLVDGRPVTSCQTPLSKIEGKSVVTIEGLAQGDALHPVQEAFVAEGAMQCGYCVPGMILTAVALLKANPQPTRAQIVEFMDGNLCRCCNYPNIVRAIERAALQMQGAAK